The following coding sequences are from one bacterium SCSIO 12741 window:
- a CDS encoding type IX secretion system membrane protein PorP/SprF has protein sequence MRIGIVIATLLLVWIQGRAQDAQFSQFYANPVLINPAFIGNTIQSRFTANYRNQWAGVPNSTGFTTYAFGYEHNMENYNSGIGLQFLHDRAGTGALRTTTVMLGYAYRIRVTRHFSIKTGLQFGVGNRFIDFSELTFNDQLQTGSNVSSAEADFRQAARYYMDINVGAIGYTRMYYFGVSLLHLNRPDISLLGNGVRIPVKFHLHGGYKIPVKRDIKKRIKSEVTIAANYKHEGNRDQLDIGGYFNYKPVMFGLWYRGIPLKNIEPQFINNDAIVILVGYNKDGFALGYSFDLTVSKLTAATSGGAHEVSVKFEFASRKNQRKRRRRSRFMIPCPKF, from the coding sequence AATTCTCGCAGTTTTATGCGAATCCGGTATTGATTAATCCTGCCTTCATTGGGAATACCATCCAAAGTCGATTTACGGCGAATTACCGAAACCAATGGGCTGGAGTGCCGAATTCAACAGGATTTACAACTTACGCCTTTGGATACGAACATAATATGGAGAATTACAACAGCGGTATCGGCCTTCAATTTCTGCACGACCGTGCGGGAACAGGAGCGCTTCGAACTACGACTGTTATGCTCGGGTATGCCTACCGAATTCGGGTAACCCGTCATTTTTCCATCAAGACCGGATTACAATTTGGAGTTGGGAATCGCTTTATTGATTTTAGCGAACTCACCTTCAACGATCAGCTTCAAACCGGATCTAATGTTTCCAGTGCTGAGGCCGATTTTCGTCAGGCAGCACGTTACTACATGGACATTAATGTGGGGGCTATTGGATACACCCGGATGTACTATTTCGGAGTGTCGCTTTTGCACCTCAATCGACCAGATATTTCATTGCTGGGTAACGGGGTAAGAATTCCAGTTAAGTTTCACCTTCACGGGGGCTACAAAATCCCAGTAAAGCGTGATATCAAAAAGCGGATCAAATCTGAGGTAACTATTGCGGCTAACTACAAGCACGAAGGAAACCGGGATCAGTTGGATATTGGAGGGTATTTTAACTACAAGCCCGTGATGTTCGGATTGTGGTACCGCGGAATTCCACTTAAAAATATCGAACCTCAGTTCATCAACAACGATGCTATTGTTATTCTGGTAGGCTACAACAAAGATGGATTTGCCCTCGGCTATTCCTTCGACCTGACGGTTTCTAAATTAACCGCTGCCACCTCAGGAGGAGCTCACGAAGTTTCGGTAAAGTTTGAATTTGCTTCCCGCAAAAACCAGCGTAAACGCCGCCGAAGAAGCCGGTTTATGATTCCTTGTCCCAAGTTTTAA